A region of the Mangifera indica cultivar Alphonso chromosome 10, CATAS_Mindica_2.1, whole genome shotgun sequence genome:
TCTTCTTCATCAAGCTAGAGTTGTAGTTTTTTCACTGACAAAATTATGGGTGGAAATTCTCCATGTGCCTCCTGCAAGTTGCTCCGTCGCCGTTGCGTTAAAGACTGTATCTTCGCCCCTTACTTTCCCTCTGACGACCCCCACAAGTTCGCCATTGTCCACAAAGTCTTCGGCGCCAGCAACGTCAGCAAAATGTTGCAGGTCTTCCTCCTCCTGTCTCTGTTTCTCTCTTAATATAAAGTTTCTTCTAAGTTCTGTATATCAActtgttttgttttatgaaatCACAGGAGCTCCCGGTTCACCAGAGAGCGGATGCAGTGAGCAGTTTGGTTTACGAAGCAAATGCGCGAGTGAGAGACCCGGTTTACGGCTGCGTTGGGGCCATTTCGTACCTGCAGAGCCAGGTTTCTCAGCTGCAAATGCAACTGGCGGTGGCTCAAGCGGAGATATTATGCATCCAGGTGCATCAAGACCCCATCATGCCCACTCCGCAAATAGACGACGTAGAACCAGACGACAAGTCGTTTCTCCTCCAGAACAACCCTTCTCATCAGTACCTCAATTTTGCTTCGTCTAGCAATGTTAGAGAGAGCATTTTTGGACGCGACATggtttcttaattaaaatttctccATTCCCCTTTCATTGTTTTAGTCTAATATCTCATCATTGGCAAGTGAAGCtcgtttttgtttgtttgtatactttttgttgttgatgaagatgatgatctCTAAAGAAAGACTTGAAGAATTTGTCTTGTGAGTGAATGGGGTCAACTGTAGCATGTGATCGAGCTCAAGTAAATCAGAAATTTCTTAGtactttaaacttagtttaatcCTTACTTACTTACTCATCACTAGTATATATAAGCCAACAGCTCGGTGGCTTGACGTAAATTCTCATTAAGTAATAGATTATTTACCCCAATTTACCGCTCTTGTGCTATCTACAATGATCAAAGTGGAACTATTTCCATCGCTTTACCAGATAAGTAATATCATATGTACATacttttaggtatataaatagataatagaTTATGAGTCATCAtcgattaggtgattttgaattaaagataaagttataTTTCTCTTATAAGAAACATATTTATTATcaacaaaactatgtgtatttaatttagatatacaaattagtatatacttatgtgtgtcatcatgtaattgatgatttagaattaaaaataaaataacacataatcatgtgatgatacatataaatatatacttatttataaattcaaagcGGATACGCATAGGTTTTATTCATTTactattattgaaaattatgaattacCCTTATAAGAAGAAGATGTTAATTActttgatattaattaattgattgtgTTACAATAGAGAGCTAGATGGTTGGCATTGAGTTTTCGTCTTTACCTTTTCATAAGATGACAAAAATTCAACATAAAGATATAAATTGAATCTTCACTCACTCCTGTCTTGAGACTTGAAAGTTTTATTgctttttaaaaaactaaacttgaatttgGGATTCATGAAAATCAAAATTGGTAACATGGTTGGGTCGCACTAGGTCTAAAATTGTTCTAGTAAATGAGTTCACGTGGGGCAGTGAGAGGAAGTGGTGAGTTCGTGGGAAGTAGTAGTATCGATTGAAGTTTAgcttaacaaaataaaatattaaaatctaaatCCATCTCTCTCTACAATTATGAGTCAGATCAAAGGAATAGTTCAAAAGAGCAACAATGGGCTGAAAGATCCCTCGTTTGTATAAtatcaaaccattttttattggttaaaaattaatgtttttaaaattgaaatggGTATTGACCGATagaagaaataatatataatttatcattaattatatgatttaatttatttaatatttaatttaatgctatatatatttaaagctaataaataaaattttatatttaagtttttataatgaattgtaaaaaaagttaattcttTATGTTGACTGAGTCAAATTTGGATTTATATCTAATctaattgaatgatttgaacGATTTAATCCAGTTAAATTGTAAGAAATGGTTTTTAAGTGAATTGAAACTAATTTTCTTAATAGATGATAGTTCAACCTATTAGACTAACCAATTTAATCCGATTTTTGAAACCAATTAATTTTGAGTCTTGTAAAACTTAATTTCGGTGTTGATTAACTTGTTAATTTTagcactaattttttttttttatatacaagaTTCTAGTCAATAGACCCAAAaacaatgaaacaaaacaaatatattaatcgAAGCATGGAGCTCCGACactttctattaaaaaaattttcgcaACTTTATTGATTAACTGTGATAAAATATCAACTCGTTAAAACGaatctaaaacaaatttaaatatttaatcaataattttgttactttttaaaacatatgtatAAATCTCACTTATTAATTCctataacatatattattagTATCACTAAAAAGTTTAGGTAGAGAACTTTTACTGTGATATATAGAATGCACCAATTGAATTGCTGCGCCGGTGTCAGATTCACTCTGAATGAAGTTCAATGatcatgtattatttttatatagaaaagagacaaaaattgtCCACAAAATTCCTTGAAAATAGACCCATTTCGGCTTAGTACATGAAACTTCCATGGTAGGCttagagaaagaaaatggaaagagTCAAACGAAGTTGATCTAcaacaaaacaagacaaaaagGTTCCTCTTTTATGCTATCAACTTCtactttttgttttgattatttaaggAGACAAGAAAGGATAGGtgccttattttcttttttgagggCTCGAGGACAAATACTTCCAACAACGAAGGTTGTTTTGTTTTcactcaattttaattcccttttatttatttatttatttatttatgtatcttcATCACTCTTTTTAATATTGTCAACAGGATCCCAGGAGCTGCCTTCAGTCAAAATCATAGAATTTGATGACTTAGTCTATATGTTGTTGAATGTTATTTCAATTAACGAAGAACTTTGAGAATTTCTTATCAGTGTGACCGAAGACAAAAAGCATCAGAACTTGGTAATTGTCAAAGTtctacatatataattttacatgaattcaaaatatttgttTACCTGTCTTGAAATTCGGGTTGAAATTCAGGAAGAATAATGCTTATTGTATAGCAAACTGTGTTAGAAAATTTTCCGAATATGTACAaacattgatattattttaatacaatgAAACCCGGGTAAATATATAGTTTaacaaattaagttttataGGCTGATCGTGATCAGTTTTGTTGAATGCTCATACACTTCATAGAAATATCTGAATAAAGACAATATAAATGTGTACGCTATTGagtttattagattttttacggcctaataaactattaaaaaagaGATACAATCCATGCGTAATTATTGATCTATCAAAATATCGTTATTTTAAAAGCTTATAAGAAAGAAAGATTAGTTTTACCAGAGTGATAATCAATAGTCAATCGGATTCAGAGTTAATACTGTATCAACAATAACGTATCAAATTTGTTTGATCCCgtaaatattttactttcaaatttttatgagAATTTGGTATAATTCAATTGATTAATTGTCTAAATATAGGGTATAAATTTGTGTAATTAATCTACCAGACTGCAGAACAAATCACATTTTGCAAAGAGAAATTTATTCAtggtaaaatttatttttatgatataatagtTGGTAAACACAAGCAAATATCAGTCAAACCTTGTCAGGGACAAATAGTACGTATGCAACGGAAGCATTGCATTAGCCTTAGTACTAATCAAACATCAAGCTGAAAAAATGGAGAATCATCCAGCTTCTGGATCGATCCGGTGTCATCACATGCTTGAATAATGAACTTAAGACTGTCGACTCCAGAAGGAACGGTAAGGTTAGAAACATAAAAGGCTTGCACGTATGCAGCCCCGAGATACTCGTACGTCGTTTCTTGTCTTCCACTTCGATTTAGAAAAGTTTTCCCTGCTAGTTTCTCGACATAGACATTATACTTTGGGAAGTGCAAGAATATTCTCACCAATAATCCCCAACTGATCTTGATACTCAGAATTTTGGAACCCTCAGAACCTGAAGTCCACTTGATATATTCACCCTTGACAAGCCAAGAACTAGATGGAGGGAAGTATGAACTCTGTCCAGCAGTTTTAACCGTGACATGACCAAGCATTGCAAAATATTGTGCCGGACCATGAGCTAAATCTACAGGATCTGGCCTGTAACATATAGCTCTAATTCCCGTTATTGTGTATCCATTCATTTCAATCTCACCCTCCAGTATGGACCATCCTGAAGCATTTTGAACTTGATCAAGCACAATGATATGACTGAATTTGCCTAAGAATTGATCCGTTCCCTCAGCCGTAATAGGAACTAACTTTCTTCCTTCTGTGGGAGAAGAGAACTCCATAATGAGGCCCAGTAgagaattttcttttgatttcacCTGCGGTAATTTTGTGCACACAATTGGTCTTTCATCAGTATATTGTTAGAGGAATGTAAGGACATATAACAACCCCAATCTAATAATCTTGTCCACCgtcaaaatattatcaattttaaaaatacagtccatcatgattttgtttttacacTTCACAATTTAAAGTGCCCCTTGACAGTTTAAGGAGTTCATAAActattttaaccaattttatcttaatattatcAAGTGATATGAGATACACATACAAACCTAATATCTCTCCTGTGTTTTGTTGATATGCGAATTATTTAGAGGTGTTCTATGACATTGATATGATCATAACATTTTTGCCTAGTACAGTAACCTTAATTTATAGAACAATTATCTTACAGAATATGAGACGTGAACAGGTGAATCCCCCGAAAGAAGCTCTCCTTCAAAAAGCCTTGCAGTGAACTGGGCATCGCTTTCAAGAGTTCCCTTAAATGTGAGGTTCGCTCCTCCGCTATAAGATGCTTCTTTGAAGCTAAATTTAGAAAGTGTATGTTCAACTTAGgcaaatttgacaaataaaatcaattaaaaagtacataaaaatatatataaaggttaTGATGGAAGGGAAAATGAACTGTGCAACTCACGCAAATTCTTCTCATTTGTAAGAAAATATATGCAATGTGAAGCTTCGCAGACATattcaaaatattctaaaatcaGGCTTTCATAGTTTATGCTAGAACTTGGAGCATTCTACACATAACTAATTAATATAGCATGTCTCATGCTATCAGTAGAAATGAACATCTAAGAAGTCCACAAGACATTATATAAAATGAGAGATACATGATGTTAAAACTTACTCGACTAGGACTTGAACGGTATCAGAATTTGGATCATCATTAAACCCAAGAAAAGGCTGCAAAAAATAAAGTAGAGAATTAAAAATCGAAAAAGATAGCTAACAAGATCAACATGAGTAACACACTAAAATATATTGTGATATTGCCAATCAATATCAGTAGTATGTTCAGTTCTTATACAAAAGACAAACATATCCATTCAGGCCATACCTGAAAGCTTTGAGAAGAAATGTTATTCCAAGAAGCATTTGATACTTGCCTTCCCTCAATAGAAATATGAAAACCACGTCCCTGCACAATAGTGGAGACAGTCAGCATTTACAGAACAGGCATATTGAGCATCCCACAAACTGCAAGTGAGgcaaattttactaaatttcacTTGACAAGAAGTATCTTAACCGAATTCCTACTCTTTTgcattaatcattttaaagcaACATCTTATGTTTCACACCTGCTTACCAGTTGGTTAGAATCAAACCAGCCtaaatgaataaacaaattGATGTTTTTTACCGCAATCTCATAGATGAGATTTATCCAATGGATTCTCTCTCTTTACCAAAATCAAAGCTGACTTTAAGCAGCCACTAAAAGAGACTCAGAGCATTTTTCAGGGAGGTGATAACCTAATTTCTATTTATCAGTAACAGGAGATTGATAAGCAGTAATTTTATGTTAGAGAGGGTAATCATATCATGTAAAGCTTTCTGCCAAAAATTTAAAGACGATTGATAAAAACATGtcgaaaataattattttagaagtAACTTATATCTGTTGCTTTTAGATGCCAAATACATAGCAAAGTGAGGGTTAAGAAATAAACAAGTTCATACGGTTGAGACCTGATCAAAGTTTGTGTAGAATGGCAAAGCTTTCTGATACTTTTGTAGAATTCCCCATGATTTCTCAACAAGGGACCACCAGCTGCAAAACCAAGGGAGTATAGAAATAACCTCACCAAACAGTTGTGTAAAGACTCACAGGATACTTGAACATTCAAAAATGTATTAATCATACTATGAAAGAAAAATGGTAGTAAAAGATGATCTATTAATTGAAACAGTATAAACGGGTGGAAAAAGTCATTGTTGAGGATTGCTCCTGGTAGAAGTAAAGCATCATTGAGAGGGcaatttatataactttttagGCTTAgccaaaaaaattatgagatctATTCTAATATTTCTTCTCATGCCATGATGGGGTCCATGTGGTGTCAGTCCCACATGGCATTACTTTCTATAATAATGCGAATATACtgaaaatttttatgtataCCAAAAGATCAGATGGAGATGAGTCTTCAGACTGTAACAATCTGTCATTCATGGGACCAAAAAGGGAAACAAAAGTGGAAATCTTGAGATGGTGAACTTGGCACATCAAATCATAATGCAAATAGTAGAGTCTAGTATGTCCATACCATAGTCAAAAGAATAAATTACAGACTAACAAGAGAACTTATTACAATTATCAATGTCAATATATacaatcaaattcataaaattctTAACAAGAGACAAGTGTTACCGATTTTGGGCAGTCTCAAAATCAGGTGGTTGCTTAGTCTCATAGACCCATCCAGGAGCAAATATGGCAGCTGACACATCATCCTTCCTTAGCAAATCAAGTGCAACATTTGTCtgatatataaagaattttataattaataaataaactccTGCTGCCACTCAAATTCAATTGATAAAACAAGAAGTAAAGTCAGACACAAAGCAATTTAGTGGGTTCAATGATGCATATTTACTTTCCAAATACTGCATATCTCTTGATTTTTGAAATCATATCcaccaatataaaattttgaataagataaaccaaacatttttttgtttaatccGAAATCAATATTCACATTTGAACAATGGTACTTGCTCCTTGAGGACATATAGTAAGACATGAACtacaaagaaaaagcaaaaatgCACAGTGAAATCATATTTGCATAACACCTTCTGCAGAATCAATTGAATAGGAATCACAAGAACCAACAAAAAGatcaatttttataacaaagatTCACCAATCACATAAAATCAATGGCACACGTACGTTCCATTTTCCACCACCATAGGTGTTCCTTCCAAATACATCTATTCCCATGTAGACATCATACTTTCTATCACGAGCAACAGCTGCTGAAAGCTTTGGGTAATTTTCCTGCATGacacaataaaaattttacaaagagacaaagataaaatattccttGTGGGAGATGAAAATGAGGCTTCACCTCCCATGTATAGTTTACAAATATGCCGTCACAGATATCAAAGAAAggcttatttttttcattcagttGATTTTGCCATTGAAGATCCCCATCAATTGTAACACTATCATACCTGCAAAGCGGCAATTATCCGTCACATAGAAACTAATTTTTTGGTTCAGAGCAACATCAAATTCAGGTGAATAGAAAAGTTGTATACCCTTGACTTATGACACTCACCAGATGACCAAAGATCCCTGCACTAAGGAGTGCATAGTTTGTGTTAAATGGCTGATAAATTCTTTCATATTAGGTATTTGCTTTACATCCAATTCAATCTCCATATTAAGCTGCAAGTAACAGTTCCTTAGTCAGCAACATATGGAACTCCCACAAACACAGACATATGCATGCAAGAAAAAAAGTTATCCCTAGAaacaaacttgatttttttctccatttacatgttttatatttatatcaagatTTTATGGAAAAAAACATCTTCTGCTTATAATATTgacaaagaaattttaaaagtaaatggCTCCATGAAGTTGATAGAACTGCAAAAAGCTAGACGAAAATTGAAAGATGTAAActtggtaaaaaaaaatatataccagCCACCCATCAAACCCTAAAGCAGAAACAAGCTCTGCCAATCTCTCAGCATACAAGTGAGCAGACTCCTTTGTTGAGAGCAATTCATTGGCTATAGTCCTTCCTTCATCCCATTCCAAGATAAAGGTCCCTAGTACCTTCAATTCCATGGACACCAACAAGAACGTCATATTCAATAGCTAACATAGTCGCAATCAACAAGCAATCCATTTTGCGTATCATTGGTCGAATTCCATAACTTGCTAAAAAATCTGAAATTGAgcttatatattcaattaaactCACTCAAATTAAGAAgattttaattctctttttaaaaaacataCTAGCATTAACATGAAACATTAATTTCAAATCACCAAACACACCAATCAAATGAGACtgcaataaaattttacaaacaacAGTTGAAAAAGTCAATATAAAATGAAACAAGCAAGGCATTTTTGCAAACAACTGgtgaaatttcaataaaaactaACTCATAATTCTGAAATTGAGCTCCTATATCTTATTAAAGGAGCTCAAATAAAGCacacttcaattttttaagCAACTAAAACCACCaacatcaacaataaaattaaaataaaaaataaaaataccttaaCGCCATGTCTATGAGCTGTATTAGTCCAACAAGGAGGTGGCAAGGTGAccaaattatgtgaaaaataaacaaaaacatcCATCAAGTACCAATGCCAGATGGCGTAGGCGTCAGCGTTACTTCCACCTTGGACCCACTTATCGTCCACGTAACCACCTTGCATATCATGGCAAACCAAGATCCTGGGCCGGTTAGGGAGCTCAAACGCAGCGTTCTGAAGAGAAACAGTGGACTTGTTAAAAGGGTAGTGAAAGGAGTCAAAGTAAGCGCGAGAGGCAAGGTCCTTGAGGGTTTTAATCGGATAGGAGATCGGAACGGAGGGCTGTAATGGGTTGAAGGGTGGAGGATCATGGGACTGAAGTTGAATTTGAGGCTGTGGCTGAGGTTGAGCCATGAAGATTAAGAAGTGAAAAGGAAAGAGTATTGAGTTGAGTAATTTGCGGAGAGTTGTTAGGGTCTCACGGCTTATATAGGCGGGAAGAAGAGAAAGTACTGACTGAAAAAGAAATCGGAACATGAGACGAAGCTCACCCACTTGGTGAACTGGAATTACTTGTGTTTTGGTCTTCGTCGACTTACCTTTATTCCGTTGGTGGGaattttaaaccttttaaaTGTCCAAAAAACAATTCCCATTAGGCATTGACAAAGTCACGGACCCATTTGTTAGTaaaaggccaaagcactatttcccacgcaatttttaactcattttaagaCACACCcatgtaaataaaaaatctaaacaccccATCATCtcaaaacttttattaaaattatatttaaatataaaagcaaaattattatttaataatattattaaaaaatatataattttatctcattttttctattagattttaaaaattaatatttcacccccgatctcaactttaaaaagtgactttttcTCCCTCAAATGTTTAggctttttcttcatctctccCTCTGGCTACTGGTGATGACCATAGGCCCCGAACTTTGCTAGATTGGATGACGACTCCTTCATCCGCTATAAAGTTACTATTCACTTATAGAAATGACCAAATTTTAGGTTTGATATCTTTggagttaaataaatttttcaaaacttaattttggaaaaaacttgttagttttctaaatcaatGAGAGAAACGagatctaattttaattattttaatattattagtaaaataatgattttaccctaaCTCTAACAGAACATTTACAGGTGTATCTTAATagactaaaatttaaataaatatttagattttttactTGCCACGAATATGTCTGtcatttcaccaaaacttgggtggaaaatagtcatttgcccTCAATAAAATCCTTTAGTAATGAACTTAGAATTGTAATTGTGGTCA
Encoded here:
- the LOC123228125 gene encoding LOB domain-containing protein 12-like, translating into MGGNSPCASCKLLRRRCVKDCIFAPYFPSDDPHKFAIVHKVFGASNVSKMLQELPVHQRADAVSSLVYEANARVRDPVYGCVGAISYLQSQVSQLQMQLAVAQAEILCIQVHQDPIMPTPQIDDVEPDDKSFLLQNNPSHQYLNFASSSNVRESIFGRDMVS
- the LOC123228122 gene encoding cytosolic endo-beta-N-acetylglucosaminidase 1-like, which encodes MFRFLFQSVLSLLPAYISRETLTTLRKLLNSILFPFHFLIFMAQPQPQPQIQLQSHDPPPFNPLQPSVPISYPIKTLKDLASRAYFDSFHYPFNKSTVSLQNAAFELPNRPRILVCHDMQGGYVDDKWVQGGSNADAYAIWHWYLMDVFVYFSHNLVTLPPPCWTNTAHRHGVKVLGTFILEWDEGRTIANELLSTKESAHLYAERLAELVSALGFDGWLLNMEIELDVKQIPNMKEFISHLTQTMHSLVQGSLVIWYDSVTIDGDLQWQNQLNEKNKPFFDICDGIFVNYTWEENYPKLSAAVARDRKYDVYMGIDVFGRNTYGGGKWNTNVALDLLRKDDVSAAIFAPGWVYETKQPPDFETAQNRWWSLVEKSWGILQKYQKALPFYTNFDQGRGFHISIEGRQVSNASWNNISSQSFQPFLGFNDDPNSDTVQVLVDFKEASYSGGANLTFKGTLESDAQFTARLFEGELLSGDSPVHVSYSVKSKENSLLGLIMEFSSPTEGRKLVPITAEGTDQFLGKFSHIIVLDQVQNASGWSILEGEIEMNGYTITGIRAICYRPDPVDLAHGPAQYFAMLGHVTVKTAGQSSYFPPSSSWLVKGEYIKWTSGSEGSKILSIKISWGLLVRIFLHFPKYNVYVEKLAGKTFLNRSGRQETTYEYLGAAYVQAFYVSNLTVPSGVDSLKFIIQACDDTGSIQKLDDSPFFQLDV